The Anaerobaca lacustris genome includes the window TGCGCGTCATCGTCTCGGCGTATTGGTCGCCCGTCAGGTCGTCGCCGACGATGCCGACCACCTTGCCGAGATACTCCTGCGGCCTCTCGAACACCGCCGACACGATGCTCCCGACGTCCTCGACCGCGACAGCGGCCAACGGCGTGTCGCCCTGCGGAAATCCGAACGCAAAGCTGCCGTCCTCCTGCATCTGGGGCGGAAAGAACGTCAGGTAATTCTCGAAATAGAACGCGACGTGGACAAACGTCGCCTGCACACCCAGACGGCGGGCATACTCTTCGAGCTGCGCCTTCATGTCGAAATGCGGCACCTCCAGCGCGCCGCCGCTGATCTTCTTGCAGTACGGCAGTGCGCTGAAGACGAAATGCTCCACATCGGACCGCTTGACCGCGTCGATGAGGTTCTTGCCGTGGCCGTATTCCTTCTCGAAATGCTCCCAGAAGCTGGTGACGCCGAAGCAGCCGTAGCAGCCCTTCAAAGCCGCCCGGATGCTGTCGATGTCTTCCAGATCGCCCGCAACGATCTCCGCGCCGGCCCGGCCAAGGGCCTTGGCCTTCTCGGACTCCGGATGCCTCGTGAGGCACCGCACCGCATAGCGGCCCCCGGCCAACAAATGGCGCGCCACGCCGCCGCCCTGAGCGCCGGTGGCTCCAACAATGAGAATGGTCTTCCTGGCTTCCATTGCCGTATCCCCCAAGAACAATATGGTCATCTCTCTATCACCGGTTGGATCGTCCATGCCGATCCATTGGCTCGGATCGGCAGGGACACCCACCGGCCTCGTTTCGATCGGGCGCCGACGTCCCATGAAGCCGGCCCCGGTTGTTCCTACGAGCGAAGAGAAGGGCATGGTTCGGTCCTTTTTGCTCGGCGCCGCTGCGATCATGCCCTACATTGCTGAGGGGATTGGGATTTGCTGACACGTGCGAATGAAAGGGATGACACATGGGGCATGGCAGGGTCTCTCATTTGATCGGGCTTCTGATGGTCGTACTGCTGGGCTGTCCGGCGACGCAGGCGGACGCTGTAAGGCAGGCGCCGGGGATTGAAGAACTGTATCGACTCGATCGGCTCGCCACGTTCCGCGACTCGGTCAAGGTGGCGTCCGTATCGAGCTACGACCGCTCGGGCGGCAACGACGACGGGTTCAGCGGCCGGTACTCGTTCGTCCGAAAGGAACCCGGCGGCCTGGTCCTGGCCGACCTCGAAGGGCCGGGCGTCATCTATCGCATCTGGACCCCGACGCCGACGGACGACGTGATGGAGTTCTACTTCGACGGCGAGGCCGAGCCCCGCATCCGCGTGAAGTTCCGCGAGCTGTTCATGGGCACGCATCCGGCCTTCGAGCGGCCGCTGGTCGGCTACGGGGCCGGCGGGTTCTACAGCTACGTCCCCCTGCCCTATGCCAGGAGCTGCAAGGTCTTCATCCGGGCCGAGCACATGCAGTTCTACCAGATCAACTACGCCACGTATCCCGAAGCGACGGGGATCGAGACGTTCAGCGCCAAACCGACGGCCGCGCAGCGAACGCACATCGAGAAGGCCAAGGCCCTGTTCGGCTCGGCGGGCAAGGACATCAGCGCGTACGTCGTTACCGAAGGCGGCGCGGTTGAGACAATCGCGTCGAAGGTGACCCTGAAGGCCGGACAGGCGGCGACGCTGGTGAACCTGGATCGCCCCGGTCGGATCGTGGGGATACGCATCGGCCCTGCCGAGGCGCTGGCGGGCAAGAAGCGTGACGTCGTGCTGCGGGCCTACTGGGACGGCGACCGCACGCCCGCCATCGTCAGCCCGGCCGGCGACTTCTTCGGATACGCCTGGGGCGAGCCGGCCATGAAATCGCTGCTGGCAGGCACCGCCGACGGCGTCAGCTACTGCTATTTCCCCATGCCGTTCGACCGGTCGGCGCGAATCGAACTGTACGCCGAGCCGCAGTTGGATCGAACCGTCTCCGTCGAGGCGGAGGTGTTGTTCGTGCCCATCGCCCGCCGCCAGAACGAAGGCAGGTTCTACGCCCTGTGGCGACGGGAGAACCCGACGACCCTGGGCGAGCCCTTCACCTTCCTTGAGACCGAGGGACGCGGCCACCTCGTCGGCTGCGTCCAGCAATCGCAGGCCTTCGAGACCGGCGGCACCTACTACTTCGAAGGCGACGACCAGACGACGATCGACGGCGGACTGGTCATTCACGGCACCGGCTCGGAAGACTTCTACAACGGCGGCTGGTACGACGTCCCCGGCCGCTGGGAGACGCAGCGCTCGTTCGTCCTGAGCGGCTGCCTGGGCTACAAGAAGCACCTCGGACGCACCGGCGGCTATCGGATCATGCTGGGCGACGCCTACGCCTATCGCCAGAGCATCCTGCAGACCATCGAGCACGCCCCGACGAACAACGACATGCTCAACGACTACTGCGGCCTGACTTATCTCTACTCGCAGGACAGACCCACGTGCGATTTCGCGCTGCCGCCGGCCGATCAGAGGGCGGTCCTCGACCCGGAACGAATCGTCTTCGCCACATGGTGGAACGTCCCGATCTATTCGTTCTCGCTGCGCAACGCGACGCTGACCAAGGAAGGCATCCAGCACGAGGGACGCGAGGTGCGCTTCCTGTCGATGCGGGCCAGAGACACCGCCACATTCGGCCCGCACTCGATCTCGTTCACGTGCGAGCTTCCGGCGGCCGGCACGTATCGCATCCGTCTGGACGTGGTCAAAGGGCCCCAGCAAGGCAAGGTGCAGTTGTTCCTCGATGAGGCACCGGTGGGGCCTGAGCTGGACCTGTTCAGCGAAGAACGACACCCCGCCAGGGACCAGTACATCGGCACGCTGGATCTGGAGCAGGGGCCGAACAACCTGATGTTCAAGATCACGGGCAAGAACGAGAAATCCCAGGGCCTCGGCTTCGACCTGACCAACATCATCTGCGAGCGTCAGAGCCGAGAGGTGATCGCGGCCCAGTCGAGCCAACGAGCGGTCGAGCCGGAGGTGATGCAGCGCGTCTATGAGGAAGCCAGGACACCATTCAAGTACGGCGTCATCCTCAAGAGCCAGGACGGCAGGAAGCTCGACTGTCCCAGCGTCTTTCATCACGGCTCGAAATGGTACATGGTCTACATCGTCTTCGACGGCGACGGCTACGAGACCGCCATCGCCGACAGCGACGACCTGCTGACCTGGCGGCCACTGGGCACGATCCTGCCCTTCCGCAAGGAGGGATGGGACGCCGTGCAGGCGGCCGGCTACATCGCGCTGCAGGACACGACGTGGGACGGATCGTACGAGCTGGGAACCTACGACGGCAAGTACTGGATCAGCTATATCGGCGGCGCGCTGAAGGGCTACGAGACCGACCCCCTGGCCATCGGCGTCGCCTGGACAAACGACCCCACCGCCCCGGTCCCCTGGCAGCGACTCGGCGAGCCCGTGCTGTCGCGCGATCAGGGCGACGTGCGGCCGTGGGAGAGCCTGACCCAGTACAAGAGCAACATCCTCCACGACAAGGACCGCACGCTCGGCTATCCGTTCGTGATGTTCTACAACGGCAAGGCCAAAGGCAGCCCCGAGCGGATCGGCATGGCCGTCTCCCATGACATGCGGCAGTGGCGCCGCTACGGGACCGAGCCGGTGATCGACAACCAGACCGGCATCTCGGGCGACCCGCAGGTGGTGCGGATGGGCGACGTCTGGGTGATGTTCTACTTCGGAGCGTTCTGGCGTCCGAAGGCCTTCGACACGTTCGCCTGCTCCTACGATCTGGTCCACTGGACCAAGTGGGAGGGCCCCGATCTGGTAGAGCCGTCGGAGCCCTACGACGAAACCTACGCCCACAAGCCCTGGCTCATCAGACACGACGGCGTCGTCTACCACTTCTACTGCGCCGTCGGCGACCAGGGACGCGTCATCGCCCTGGCCACGTCGAAGGACCTCCGTCCCAAGGCAGCCCGTTAGGCGGTCAGGGCCAGAGCTGGTTGTCGAGCCATTGGTCGGCCAGGATGGCGAAATCGCCGAAATCCACGGTCCGGCTGCCGTCCAGATCGGCCGCAAGACCGGTATCCCACGGAAGCTGGGCCGTCCCATCGCTGGCCAGATAGGCGATCTCCGCCTCCGACAGGGCGTAATCATAGATCCGGAAGTCGTCGATCAGACCATCGTAGTGCCCATACCAGCCGGAGCCAATCTGGAATGACTTGATCCCTTCGATGGGCGAATCCGTCCCCGTCCGGCTGTCGTAGAGCACCCCGTTGAGATAGACCCGCATCAGGCCCTCGGCGCCCTCCGGGCCGACCCGGACGTCCTTCGTGAACGTCCAGTGGTTCCACCGCCCAGCCCATTCGCGTTTGGAACGGTGATGGCCTGCCACGCGGTTGGCGAACGACCACGGCGTGCCACAATCCCAGCGGTACTGACCTGGGTCACGCCAGCAGCCGAGGTGGATCGCGATCGAAGGATGCGATCGACCGTATTCGTAATCCGAGCAGCAGATCGTGTCGGTTCGATGGGGCGAGTCGTCGCCGCGTTGCCAGAAGGCGATCGTGATCGCCTCTCGGATTCCACTGAAGACCACCGGGGCATTCGGGACCGTCACGGCGTCACCCGGATTGGCGAAGCGAATGGCCTGTCCGCAGACGCCGGGCTCGAACAGCGGACGCCCCTGGATCTCTCCGTGGGCGACTCCGGCACTATCGTTGACATTGCCGTCGAAGCGATACCACAGCACCGGAACGCTCGGCGCGACCACGTCCACCATACGGCCGCGCGTATCGAGCCACTCCATCGCCATCTGCATCACGTCGCGATGATCGACCCGGCAATCGCCCGTCAGGTCGCCCGTCGGTCGCCGTTCTTCCAGACACATCGACGAATACAGGCTCAGATCATCGACAAAAACCGTCCCCTCTCCGAACTGGCCCGGCTGGGCCGACGACCAGACGAACCCCAGGCCGACCCGTTCGACCGCCGTCAGATCGACGGCGTTGAAGTCGGCCAGCGGAATCCACCATGCCGTCCACTCCGGACGCGCCAGAATCCCTCTGTCCCCGTCGAAGGTCACTCGCTGTTCGGCGTTCGCATCGCCGACGACGGCATACATCTCGCCCTTGGTGTCGTTGCCCGGCATGCCATACAACCAGAACGCCAGCGCCTGAGCCCCTGCCTGCGTCCAGTCCTGCGGCGGACTGAACCGGCGATGCGTCTCGGAAAAGCGGATGCTGTCGTAGTAGTAAGCGAACCTCATCGACTGCGGACAGCTTCGACGGGCGTACAACAGCTCCTCGCCGACACGCGCCATGCCGCTCGAACGCCAGGTCTCATAGAGGAAGCCGCCGGTGATGCCGTAGTCGTTGAAGTCGTCCAGCACGATATGATCGCTCGTGGTGAAGGACCAGACGTCGCCGGGCTCGAGTCCCTCGGCATCCACACGCCAGTAGTAGGTCGTATTCAACGCCAGTCCGTTCGGTTCGACGCAGTTGACGTCGCCGGGAACGACGCAAAGCCGCACAGCGGGATCGCCTGACTCGACCCACGACCGCACCTCGCTGAGGTACACGCTCTGGGCGACCGCATCACAGGCAGGCGTCCAGACGAGCGTGGCCGTCGGGCCAACGCCATCGGCCCGGTGGACGGGGTCGGGATGGTCCGCCCTGGGACCACACGCGCGCGAAACACGGGCCCGCACGTACGCCACGTCAAACCCCGGCGCGCCGCCGCCGCGATCCAGGGCCACCAGACGCAGCCCGCGAGGAGCAAACGGAGTGACCACATCGGCAAGAGACAGGCCGATGTGGCTGAGGGCCTGCATCTTGTAGAGCTTGGCCTTCGCCACGCCCACGGCGTACTCCTGGTCTACGCCGTCGGTGAGGAACACGGTCGCCTCCTCACCGGCCTGACCCCACTCGCCGACTTCGACGTCGTTGCCGTCGGCCCGCACGATCGTGCCGGAGAACAGCAATTCCACCCAGTCGTCCGTCGGCATCGTGACGGCCGAAAGACCGGACGGCGGCGGTCCAACGAGCCACCGCTCCGGGCGGACCGGAACCGGGTACTCCCCCGCGATCCCCATGCCGACCCAGCAATCCCCGTCCGCGTCGTAGGCATCTCGCAGGGCCGAAGGGTACTCGAAGTCCGCCACAGAAGCCGCCAGCGCAGAGACCCAGAGCAGCAGTAGCGCAATCCCCACGGCGCACCGTCCTACCGTCGGCATGACTGAACCTCCAACTCCGCCCTCACAGCCGCCCCGGTCGGATGCCCGGCCGGCCGGATCACGTACGTAACTACCCTCTGTATTATAGCATTTCCGCCCCTCCGGTGCAAAGCCGATACTGTCGCGATGGGCGCCGACGCCGGGAAAAAGGCTTGCCGTGCGATGGTTCTCGGTTAGACTCGTCCGGCATGTGACGAGCGTTCGTGCGCCGATGCCGTGCGAACGATCCCGGCCCCGAAACAGATCGCGACAATGAGAGGGAACCGAGCATGAGCCAGCATTCCGCAAGCCCGACCGGCGAGACGTTCGAACTGCCCACACCCGACCAGTACGCCGGCGAACTGCGGCGGATCGAGGCCCTAGCCGACGCCGCCCGGGCCGAGGGCAAGGAGGTCGTCGTCGTCATGGGCGTCGGCTTCGTCGGCGCGGTCATGGCCGCCATCATCGCCGACACCACCGACAAGCAAACCGGCCGGCCCAGCAAGTTCGTCATCGGCTGCCAGCGACCCAGCTCGCGGAGCTACTGGAAAATCCCTCTGCTCAATCGCGGCCAGTCCCCCGTCAAGGCCGAGGACCCCGAGGTCGATCCGATGATCGCCCGCTGCGTGCTCGACAAGAAGACTCTCGTCGCGACCTACAACCCCGACTGCCTCAAGCTCGCCGACTGCGTCGTCGTGGACGTCCAGTGCGACTACACCAAGCACGACCTGGGCAACATGCGCACGGGCGAGGCCGAGATGAGCGCCCTGGAGGCGACCATGCGGACCATCGGCGAGAAGATCGGCCCGCAGTGCCTCGTACTGATCGAGACCACTGTCGCGCCGGGCACGACCGAGTTCGTCGCCTGGCCGATCATGAAGAAGGCCTTCGCCGTCCGAGGGCTTGCCGCCGAGCCGCTGCTGGCGCACAGCTTCGAACGCGTCATGCCGGGACGACACTACGTCTCGTCAATCCGCGACTTCTGGCGGGTCTGCTCGGGCTGCAACGCCGAGGCGCGAAGCCGCGTCGAGAAGTTCCTCCGCGAGGTCCTCAACACCGAAGAGTTTCCGCTGACCGTCATGGACCGGCCCATCGAGTCGGAGACCACCAAGATCGTGGAGAACTCCTACCGCGCCACAACCCTGGCGTTCCTGAACGAGTGGAGCCTGTTCGCCGAGCGCAACGGCGTGGACCTCATCAAGGTCATCAACGCCATCCGGATGCGTCCGACGCACAACAACATGATCTTCCCCGGCCCCGGCATCGGCGGCTACTGCCTGCCCAAGGACGGCGGCCTGGGCTACTGGGCCTACAAACACATCCTCGGCTTCGAGGACGGCGACGAGATCTTCAAGCTCACCCCCACCGCGATCGACATCAACGACACACGCGGCCTGCACGTGGCGCAACTGACCCGCGACGCCCTGCGGAACATGGGCCGCTACATCGCTGGCGCCGAGGTCCTGATCTGCGGCGCCAGCTACCGCCAGGACGTCGGCGACACGCGCTACAGCGGCAGCGAGATGGTCGCCCGCAAGCTCGCCGAGATGGGCGCCGAGATCCGCGTCCACGATCCCTACGTCGACCACTGGTACGAGCTCGAATCACAGGACACCTACCCCGCCCCGGGCCACTCGTGGTCGCGCTTCTTCCGCAACCAGGAGCACCTGACGAACACCGTCGTGCAGAAGGACGTCTCCAAGGCCATCGCCGGGGCCGAGGTGCTGATCCTGGCCGTCCCGCACGAGCCCTATCTCGCGCTCGAACCCGACGACGTGGTCGCCTGGGCGGGCGAGCCGCTGGCGGTGATCGACTGCTTCGGCATCCTCTCCGACGTGAAGATCCGACGCTACTTCGAACTCGGCTGCGAGGTCAAAGCCCTCGGCCGAGGCCACATCCAGCGAATCAAGAAAGAGGTCAAAGCTTCGCAATAGGTCCCATCGCCTCGCACGGCGTGCCCCTACCCGGCTATATGGCCTTCTTCTTCTCGATCCGCTTGGGGGGCAGGGAGACGGTCGGCTGGCCAGCGGCCTTCTCGCGTTTTCGGAGGTCTTCGCAGATGGCGTCCAGGTCGTAGTTGAACTGCTTGGCGTGGGCATCCCGCGCCCGGCGCACCTCTTCGACGATGGGATCTTTCATGGCCATTCTCCGAACAATTCCTCGGGCGAGCACACCAAAGGCGGCTCGTACCCATAGCTCTCAAGGAAACTCTCGATCTTCACTTTGATCTGTACGTTGTTGATGTGCCGGAAGTTCCACGTCAGGACGTAGTCCATGCCGTTCACAGCCGCGATGGCGATGTGCAACGCGTCCTCCGCGAATCGGGGCGGCATCAGCCTGTTTCGGATCATCGCCTTGGCCAAGTCGCGGGCCTCGTCCGAGATAGCCAGGGCCGTCATACCCGCCAGAGCAGCGAGTCGGCTGCCCGCCGCATCGGGATCACCGCGTTCGACCTCTTCTCGCACCAAGGCGGAGATGTAGCAGTCAAACCGCTCTATCAGGAGAGGCCAGATTCCACGCGTGATCTCCTGCCGGCCCACGATGACGATATCGCGAGAGAGCCGTCCCGACAGGTAACTGACCACGCTGGTCTCGATGTAGACTTTCTGCTTCATGGCTGTCCATCTGTGCCTCTGATCCCTGATCCTCTTCCATTATACCGATTCTGATCGGCACGGCAAGACCATGGCCAGCGTCTGGATTGTCATTGGGTTCCAGAAATGTCGGCAAACGGTCCATCGAGTTCATCGTAGACAAGGGTGAGTAAAAACTGGTAAACTATAGGTCATGGACATCCGCGACAAACGCATCGCGATTCTGGCGCCGGTGGCCTGGCGCACGCCGCCTCGGGCGTACGGGGCGTGGGAGACCGTCGCGAGCAACGTCACCGAGGGGCTCGTCGCCCGGGGCTTTCGCAACGTCACGCTGTTCGCCACGAAGGACTCGGTGACCAAAGCCCGCCTGGTCGGCTTCGTCGAACGCGGCTACGAAGAGGACAAGACCCAGGTCCCGCCCGTCTCGACCTGCCTGCACATCTCCAAGGCGTTGGAGAGGGCCGATGAGTTCGACCTGATCCACAGCCACTTCGACTACCTGCCGCTGACCTACGCCCGGCTCATCCGAACGCCCATGCTCACGACGATCCACGGCTTCAGCGAGCCGGACATCCTCCGCGTCTACCGTGAGTACAAAGACACCCATTACGTCTCGATCAGCGACGCCGACCGCGACCCGGAGCTGCCCTACGTCGCGACGGTCTACAACGGCATCGACCTGTCGAACCTGACGTTCCGCCAGCAACCGGGCGAGGCGCTCGTCTTTCTCGGCCGCATCCACCCCGACAAGGGCCTGCACCTGGCGATCGAGACGGCCAAGAAGGCCGACATGCCGCTGCTGGTTGCCGGCATCGTGCAGGACCGGGCCTATTTCGATCACTGCGCCCGGCACTTCGATGGCACGCGCATCCGCTACGTCGGCCCGGTCGATCCCGTCCAGCGGGACGAGCTTCTCAAAGAGGCCCGTGCCCTGCTGCACCTGAACACAATTCCCGAGCGGTTCGGGCTGGTGATGGCCGAGGCCATGGCCGCCGGCGTCCCCGTCGTCGCGATGGACCTCGGCTCCTGCCGCGAGGTGATCGAAGACGGACGGACCGGCTATCTCGTCCACAACGTCGAAGAGGCCGTCGAGGCCGTCCGCCGCATCGACCGCATCGACCGCCGGCAATGCCGACAACGCGTCGAAGCCAATTTTACCATCGACCGCATGGCCGCCCGCTACGAAGACGTCTATGCCGAGATCTTCCGCCGCGAAGCGGAGAAACATTGAAGTCACTCGAATGGGATATGCCGGAGAGGGCAGCATGTAGGATGGGCTTTAGCCCATGCTGTATCGAACCATGGCATGGTTTGTTGACAAAGGGCGCACCATGAGAAAGCCGATTGTCACGCGCTATCCGGGCAATCCGATCCTGACCAAAGACGACGTTCCGTATCCGGTCGAGACGGTGCACAACGCTGGCGTCGCCCGGCACGACGGCCGCTACATCATGCTGTTCCGCTCGCACCTCGACACGGGCCGCTCGATCATCGGCATCGCCGAGAGCGACGACGGCTTTGCCTTCCGCGTCCGGCCCGAGCCGTTCCTGACGCCGGGGACCGAGCCGCCGTCTGCCGAGTACGAGGCGTTCGGCGTCGAGGACCCGCGCATCACTTTTCTGGAAGGCGCGTACTACATCACCTATAGCGCCTACTCGAAGCACGGCGTCCGCATCGCCCTGGCCCGCACGACCGACTTCGAATCCGTCGAGCGCATCAGTCTGATCACCCAGGCGGACTATCGCAACACGGTGCTCTTCCCCGAACGAATCGGCGGCCGCTACGTGCGGCTCGACCGCCCACACTCGGAGATCAGCCCGTGGTCGATCTGGATCAGCTACTCGCCGGACCTGGTCCACTGGGGCGATTCGCAGGTCGTGATGAAGCCGGTGACGTACCACTGGGACGAGATGAAGATCGGCCCCGGGGCCCCGCCGATCAAGACCAGCCGAGGCTGGCTGAACATCTATCACGGCGTCTTCCCCACCATGGACGGCTGCGTCTACCGCCTCGGCGTCGCCCTGCACGACCTGGCCGACCCCGCCAAGGTCCTCGCCGTCGGCGACCGCTGGATCCTGGCGCCCGAGAACCCGTGGGAACTCGTCGGCTACGTCCACAACGTCGTCTTCACCTGCGCCGCGGTCCCTGAAGACGACGGCACGCTCAAACTCTACTGGGGCGGCGCCGACACTTGTCTGTGCGCCGGCACTGCCGTCATCGAAGACCTCGTCGACTTCTGCCTGGCCGCCCCCCGCCCGCCGATGTAACCCGTCCGCGAGGTCAATTGGGCGAGGCATGCCTCGCCCCTACCAATCATGCCTCCTGCCGTAGGGGCGACGCATGCGTCGCCCTCGCCACCTCACAGCGCCGTGAACTGACAAGACTCTGGCCAAGGGCCGCCGGGGGGTGTAGAATCGGCGCGCTTTGGCACGATTGAAAGGGATCGCCATGATCTATCAGATCAAGATCGCGCTCGACGGCATTCGCCCGCCCATCTGGCGGCGCGTCCAGGTGCCGGCCGAGATGACGCTGGCCGAGTTGCACGAGGTGATCCAGCTCGCCATGGGCTGGGAGGACTGCCATCTCCACGAGTTCCAGATCGGCCACGATCGCTATGGCGTCCCGATGGACGATGATTTCGGCAGCGATCTGGACGCCGATGAGGCCAAGGTGCAACTGGACGACGTAGTCAGGCGGGAGAAGGCCAAGTTCCGCTACACGTACGACTTCGGCGACAACTGGCGGCACACGCTGACGGTCGAGAAGATCCTCGAGGCCGAGCCGGGCGTCGCCTATCCCGTCTGCCTGACCGGCAAGCGGGCCTGCCCGCCCGAAGACTGCGGCGGGCCCTGGGGCTACGAAAGCCTCCTCGAAGCGAAGAAGCACCCGAAAGACCCACGCTGCGCTGAACTGCTCGAATGGGCCGGCCCCTTCGACCCCGAGGCCTTCGACCTCGACGCCGTCAACGCCCGCCTCCAACCCCCCCGACGCCCGCCCTGCCCATAGGTCGTCCGTCCCCACACCACACAAGACGAGCGAAACGCTCGCCCTATGCAGATGGGCAGACGAGGATTCGCTGTTACGGGCGGCGGTACTTGCGGTCCATCAGGAGGATGACCTTGTCGTGGATTTCGGGGGGCAGGGCCTTCTTGAGCATCTTGCGGACCTCGCCCATCGCCGTGCGCTGGGTCAGGTGGGAGAGGATGACGTGCTCGTTTTGCAGGCGGCCGAGAAGGTCGGCCAGCTCGCTGACGTGCATGTGCCGGCCGGCGTTGGCCCGGCTGACGTGCTCGCCCTCATAGAACGTACACTCGGCGATCAGGATCTTG containing:
- a CDS encoding plasmid pRiA4b ORF-3 family protein: MARLKGIAMIYQIKIALDGIRPPIWRRVQVPAEMTLAELHEVIQLAMGWEDCHLHEFQIGHDRYGVPMDDDFGSDLDADEAKVQLDDVVRREKAKFRYTYDFGDNWRHTLTVEKILEAEPGVAYPVCLTGKRACPPEDCGGPWGYESLLEAKKHPKDPRCAELLEWAGPFDPEAFDLDAVNARLQPPRRPPCP